The genomic window ACTATACGTAACTTTTGCATCAGCGCAAAACATCACCATCGTTCGTGATGCCAATGCACCAAGGGCGAAATACGGAGCCGAAAAACTATCGGAAACCGCAACAACAAAAGGATTCAAAGTGGTTTTTGCAGACAAAGCCCCTAAAAAATCAAAAGACAAAGTAATCGTAATTGGCGAAAAAGGAACCGATTTTTGGACACAAAATGCCAAAACCGCCAAAATCGACGACAGCAAATTAACCAAGAAAGAAGGTTTCCAAATCCGCACACAAAAAAACTTTATTTATATTGAAGGAACCGATGCAACCGGAGCCTTGTATGGCGCCATGGAATTGGTTGACCGAATCAAAAATTCAGGCGAAATTCCGTCAGAAATCAATGTCGAGGACAGTCCCGAAATGGTCTTGAGGGGTTCTTGTATCGGGGTTCAAAAACCGGTATATCTTCCGGGCAGGGACGTTTACGAATACCCATACACGCCCGAATCTTTTCCCTGGTTTTACGACAAAAAGCTGTGGACTAAATACTTGGACATGATGGTTGATAACCGCATGAATTCCCTGTATTTGTGGAACGGACATCCGTTTGCTTCTTTGGTAAAACTGAAAGATTATCCGTTTGCATTGGAAGTAAGCGAAGAGGATTTCAAAAAGAACGAAGAAATTTATAATTATCTCACTGTTGAAGCCAATAAAAGAGGAATCTGGGTCATCCAAATGTTTTACAACATCATTGTTTCCAAGCCATTTGCGGAGCATTACAACATCAAAACACAGGATCGTTCTCGTCCGATAACGCCCGAAATTGCCGATTATACCAAAAAATCAATCACTGCTTTCATCGAAAAATATCCAAACGTGGGATTGTTGGTGTGTTTGGGAGAAGCCATCAATACCATCGATGACGATGTGGAATGGTTCAATAAAACCATTATTCCAGGTGTTCAACAAGGCATGAAAAATTTGAAGATTACCAATGAACCGCCAATTATTGTGCGTGCTCACGATACCGATGCGCCTTTGGTAATGGAAAAAGCGCTTCCGTTGTATAAAAATCTATACACGATGCACAAGTACAATGGCGAGTCCTTGACGACTTACACGCCACGCGGCCCTTGGGGAGAAATTCACAAAAAGTTGAGTTCCTTGAATTCGGTGCACATTTCAAACGTGCATATTTTGGCAAATTTGGAGCCTTTCCGTTACGGATCTCCTGATTTTATCCAAAAAACGGTTCAGGCTATGCACACTGCCCACGGTGCCAATGCACTTCATTTGTATCCACAGGCATCGTATTGGGACTGGCCTTACACGGCCGATAAAACCAAAACAGGCGAACGATTGCTTGAAATGGATCGCGACTGGATTTGGTACAAAGCTTGGGCAAGATATGCTTGGGACAGCAAAAGAGACCGAAATGAAGAAATTAAATATTGGGATAAAGATTTGGCCACTAAATACGGGACTGATTTAGAAGCAGCCAATAATATTCAAAAAGCTTACGACGAAGCCGGAGAAATTGCCCCAAAAACCTTGAGACGTTTCGGAATCACCGAAGGAAATCGTCAGACTTTATTATTAGGAATGTTCGAAAGTCAATTAGTCAATCCAGCCAAATGGAGAGTTTACCCGGGATTCCACGAATCTTGCGGGCCAGTGGGCGAGTTGCTTTTGGAGTACGCCAAAAAAGAATGGAACAAAGAACCACACGTTGGGGAATTGCCAACGCAAATCATTGCAGAGATCACGCAACACGGAAAATTAGCGGTTGAAGCCATCGACAAAGCCGAGTCAAAAGTGACCAAAGACAAAGAAGAATTCCTGCGTCTGAAAAACGATATGCACGCTTATAAAGCCTTCGCCGATTTCTTTTCGGAGAAAGTGAAAGCTGCAATTTTGGTATTGCGTTACAGCTATTCCAACGAAATTGCCGACTTGGATAAAGCCCTACCGCATCTGGAAGAGAGCATCAAACATTACGAATTATTGGTGAATCTAACCAAAGACCATTATTTGTATGCCAACAGTATGCAGACCGCACAACGCCGAATCCCGATTGGCGGAGACGACGGAAACAACAAAACCTGGGCAGAATTATTGCCCCATTACGAAAGAGAATTGGCTAATTTCAAGCGAAATCTGGATCTTTTAAAATCATCCAAAGATGGTAAAATCGTAACCAAAGAAGGCAAGCCGTGGAAAACTGCCGAGGTAACTTTGTTAAGTGAAAGCAAAGGAACTTACGCTGTCAAAAACGGAACAAAAGTGTACGGAACACCAATTTCAGAACTGGTAAAAGTAGCTCCTGAACTGCAAAACCTAAAAGGAATCACATTCGATGAAACCGCTCAAAACGAAAACGGGACACACCTGAAATTCAAAAATACCAAAGCCGTAAAATTGGTGGTAGGTTATTTCAATTCCGATCAGAAAAGATTTTTATTCCCACCAAGTCTGGAGACAGATGCAGCCGGAAATGCCCACGGTCAGGCCGAAGTAATCCTGGCAAGTGCAATGAATTTGAAGGAATTGCCAAGAATCAACATTCACACCTACACTTTCCAGCCGGGAGAAAATAAACTGGATTTAGGTAAAGGGAGAGTATTGATTTTAGGATTTATTGATGCGAACCAAACCGTTACGACTCGCGATGTCGGTTACATTGATGCCAATGAAAAAGGGGCGGTGGATTGGTTGTTTTATTAAAATAAAATTCGGTTTTCTCAACCCAGTCAGGGTCCAAAACCCTGACTGGGTTAAAATGTTAATATGAAAAAAATAATTTACATACTATTTTTTATAACTGCTTTTTCGTGGTCGCAAACCCAGGAAAAAGCAACATCCTTTCGTAAAGAAGTTTCGCTGAACTCCTCTTGGGAAACCATTGTTTTGGACAAACTTCCGGAACAGGAAGAAACCTTTGTGCAAAATCCAAAAGTAAATTCCCAGTGGCAAAAAGTAAATGTACCCCACAATTGGGATCAGTATTACGGATTCCGAAGAACGAAACACGGTAATTTACACGGAACTGCTTGGTATCACAAAACATTAAAAGTTGACAAAAAAGATATTTCAAAAAGACTTTTTCTCTTTTTCGAAGGTGTAAGTTCTTATGCTACGGTTTGGGTAAACGGCAAAAAAGTTGGCGAACACAAAGGCGGAAGAACCACTTTTACAGTCGATATTACAAAAGCAGTTTCTTTCGAAAAAGTAAACAATATAATTGTCAAAGCCTCGCATCCATCCTTCATTGCCGATTTGCCTTGGGTTTGTGGAGGCTGTTCCGGAGAATGGGGATTTTCAGAAGGCTCCCAACCAATGGGTATTTTCAGACCCGTAACTTTGGTCGTTACTGATGAAGTTCGGATAGAACCTTTCGGTGTTCACATTTGGAATGACAAATCAACTTCCAAAGAAAAAGCGATTCTGAACATTACTACCGAAATTAAAAACTACGGAACTTCAAATAGAAACGTTACTATCGAAAACACCCTTTTTGATACAAACGGGAAAAAAGTTGTTAGCGTAAAAACTGATGTCAAAAACACTTCAGGAGAAACTAAAGAAATTGCACAAACACTTCCCGAAATTGCAAACCCAAAATTGTGGTTACCTGCCAATCCGTATTTGTACCAATTGGTTACCACAATTTCTGAAAACGGGAAAAAAATAGACGAACTAAAAAGACCCTACGGAATCCGTTGGGTTAGCTGGCCAGTGAGCAGAGACGGAAAAGACAATCGTTTTTACATTAACGATGAGCCTTTGTTTGTCAATGGAACCTGCGAATATGAACATTTGATTGGGAACAGCCATTCGTTTTCTGATGAGCAAATTCATTCCAGAATTGAACAAATAAAAGCAGGCGGTTTCAATGCTTTCCGTGAAGCGCACCAGCCTCATAATTTAAAATATCAGGAAGAGTTGGATCAAAACGGAATCCTGTTTTGGAGTCAGTTTTCAGCTCATATTTGGTACGACACACCCGAATTCAAGGAAAATTTTAAAACCTTGTTACGAGAATGGATCAAGGAACGTCGAAACAATGCGTCAGTCGTAATGTGGGGATTGCAAAATGAAAGCACCATCCCGAAGGAATTTGCGGAAGAATGTACCCAAATCATCCGCGAAATGGATCCAATGTCGGCTTCACAACGCATCGTTACAACTTGTAACGGAGGCGAAGGAACCGATTGGAATGTCGTACAAAACTGGTCGGGAACCTACGGTGGCGATCCTTTCAACTACGATGTCGAAATGAGTACGCAATTGCTAAACGGAGAATACGGCGCCTGGCGTTCACACGACCTGCACACCGAAGGCGAATTTGACCAAAAAGGAATTTTGAGCGAAAACCGCTTCTCCCAATTAATGGAAATCAAAGTCCGAGAAGCCGAATCGGTAAAAGATAAAATCGCAGGACAATTCAATTGGCTTTTTGCTTCGCACGAAAATCCGGGACGCGTGCAAAATGGAGAAGGATTTAGGGATATAGACAAAGTCGGACCCGTAAATTACAAAGGACTTTTTAGCATCTGGGGAGAACCTCTGGATGCGTATTATATGTACCGCGCCAATTATGTTTCGAACAAAATCAATCCAATGGTGTACATCGTATCGCACACCTGGCCGAATCGTTGGGATGCTCCAGGAATTAAAAACGGAATCGATGTGTACTCCAATTGTGATGAGGTAGAATTGTTCAATGACATCAATAAAGCATCGCTCGGAAAACTAAAAAATCCAGGATTGGGACAGCATTTTCAATGGAATAATGTCAATATTCAATATAACGTTTTGTATGCCGTAGGATATGTAAACGGAAAAGCAGTTGCCAAAGATTATATTGTATTGAACAGTTTGCCAAAAGCGCCTAATTTCAATGCTTTAGAAACGAAAAAAGAAACGATTTTACAGCCTCAAAAAGGATATAATTATATTTACAGAGTCAATTGTGGTGGTGCAGCTATAACAGATTCTTTATGGAATACTTGGGAAGCAGATGTCCACAAAAGCGGAGAAAACACCTGGGGTTCATTATCGTGGACAGATAATTTCAAGCAATTGCCTGATTTTTATGCCAGTCAAAGAAGTACTTTTGACCCAATTTCAGGAACAAAAGACTGGAAATTGTTTCAAAGTTTCAGATACGGAATCGATAAATTACGTTACGAATTCCCAGCTCCGGACGGAGAATATCTGGTAGAATTGTATTTCACAGAGCCTTGGTACGGAACCGGTGGCGGACTGGATTGCAAAGGCTGGCGTTTGTTTGATGTAGCCATCAATGAGAATGTGGTTCTGAAAGATTTGGATATCTGGAGTGAAGTCGGACACGATTCGGCGCTAAAGAAAACCTTCTTCGTAAAAAGCAAAAACGGAAAAATTATTATCTCTTTCCCAAATGTAAAAGCAAGTCAGGCAATTATTTCGGCTATTGCAATTGCAACCAAAGATAAAATGGTAAAAGGAGCTTTGGCTTCGCCAAAAAATATTCAGAATGTTGAGAGTAATTCAGAAACTAAAATCGGTTCTTGGTTGGATATCAATTCCAAACAATATTCAGATTCTAAAGTTGTTTTTACGCAATTACCTGCTGAAGTTTATGGTGCAGATTATTTGCAGATTTCATCTAAAGCTAAATCTTCGGAAGCTTTCATAGTCAAAGAAGATTCGGAAATTTATCTACTTAACATGTCAAAAGATTCTGTTTCAGGGTATAAAAGAATGACAGAAATTGCCAGAAATTCAGATAAAGTTGAATTTTCGGTTTTCCATAAAAAAGTAAAAAAAGGAGAAAAAGTTGGTTTTGAAAATAGCACAATTGCTGTCGTTCCAACTTACGATATGGGAGAAAAAGACGATTCAAGACCCGTTGTTCTTTTGGAAGCAGAAACCGCCAAAACCACTGGAGCCGGAATCGAAAAAGGAAACTTCAAAAAAGCCGATTATATCGAATTTAAGGAGAAAACAAAAAACAGCATTCAGTTTGAAGTTAAACCGGGTGTTGCAGGAATTTACCTGATGCGTTTCCGATTTATGAACCGAAACGAAACACCTTTGAAAGTCAAATTTAAAATGGAAGACGCCTACGGAATCCTGATGCGAAATGACACGATTGAATTTCCTTCGGCAACAGAAAAATGGAAAATTTTGAATACAACTTCTGGAGGATACATTAACGCAGGAACCTATAAAATCACAATAGAATCAGACGATATAAAAGGATTGTTGTTGGATAATTTCGAGTTTCAATAAAAATTAAAACATATAAGTTCAGTTTGTCAAAGTTTCAGATAAAAACTTATATGACTTATATGGTTCAAAAAAAATAATTACAATGGTAAAAAAGATAGGAATTGTATTGGTATTACTGCTTTCGACGGCTTGTTTCGCCCAAGCCAAAAAAGCCAGAATTGTTGAAGATTTCAATAAAAACTGGAACTTCAAACTAGGAGATTATCCAAAGGCGATCAACGCGAATTTCAACACCGTCGATTGGAGAACTTTGCAGCTGCCTCACGATTGGAGTATTGAAGGAGTTTTCGATAAAGACAGTAAAACAAAACAGGCACAGGGATTTTTACCGGCTGGAAAAGGCTGGTATCGCAAAACATTTACCGTTCCTGCGAATTGGAAAAACAAAGTCGTTTCGGTTGAATTTGATGGCGTTTTCAAAAACAGCGAAGTATTCATCAACGGCCATTCTTTGGGAATGAGACCTAACGGATATATTTCTTTCGCTTATGAATTATCACAATATTTGAATTTCGGTAAACAGAACATCATCGCAGTAAAAGTTGATAACGATGCACAGCCCAATTCAAGATGGTACACTGGATCAGGAATTTACAGAAACGTGCGATTGGTGGCCAGCGAAAAACTGCATGTGGCGAAATGGGGAACTTATGTAACCACGCCTGAAGTTTCGAAAGACAAAGCAACCATTCATCTGGAAGTCGATATCGATAATGAGAATGCTTCCGAAAAAGAATTCAAA from Flavobacterium eburneipallidum includes these protein-coding regions:
- a CDS encoding alpha-d-galacturonidase; amino-acid sequence: MKYLSLLFLGLYVTFASAQNITIVRDANAPRAKYGAEKLSETATTKGFKVVFADKAPKKSKDKVIVIGEKGTDFWTQNAKTAKIDDSKLTKKEGFQIRTQKNFIYIEGTDATGALYGAMELVDRIKNSGEIPSEINVEDSPEMVLRGSCIGVQKPVYLPGRDVYEYPYTPESFPWFYDKKLWTKYLDMMVDNRMNSLYLWNGHPFASLVKLKDYPFALEVSEEDFKKNEEIYNYLTVEANKRGIWVIQMFYNIIVSKPFAEHYNIKTQDRSRPITPEIADYTKKSITAFIEKYPNVGLLVCLGEAINTIDDDVEWFNKTIIPGVQQGMKNLKITNEPPIIVRAHDTDAPLVMEKALPLYKNLYTMHKYNGESLTTYTPRGPWGEIHKKLSSLNSVHISNVHILANLEPFRYGSPDFIQKTVQAMHTAHGANALHLYPQASYWDWPYTADKTKTGERLLEMDRDWIWYKAWARYAWDSKRDRNEEIKYWDKDLATKYGTDLEAANNIQKAYDEAGEIAPKTLRRFGITEGNRQTLLLGMFESQLVNPAKWRVYPGFHESCGPVGELLLEYAKKEWNKEPHVGELPTQIIAEITQHGKLAVEAIDKAESKVTKDKEEFLRLKNDMHAYKAFADFFSEKVKAAILVLRYSYSNEIADLDKALPHLEESIKHYELLVNLTKDHYLYANSMQTAQRRIPIGGDDGNNKTWAELLPHYERELANFKRNLDLLKSSKDGKIVTKEGKPWKTAEVTLLSESKGTYAVKNGTKVYGTPISELVKVAPELQNLKGITFDETAQNENGTHLKFKNTKAVKLVVGYFNSDQKRFLFPPSLETDAAGNAHGQAEVILASAMNLKELPRINIHTYTFQPGENKLDLGKGRVLILGFIDANQTVTTRDVGYIDANEKGAVDWLFY
- a CDS encoding malectin domain-containing carbohydrate-binding protein → MKKIIYILFFITAFSWSQTQEKATSFRKEVSLNSSWETIVLDKLPEQEETFVQNPKVNSQWQKVNVPHNWDQYYGFRRTKHGNLHGTAWYHKTLKVDKKDISKRLFLFFEGVSSYATVWVNGKKVGEHKGGRTTFTVDITKAVSFEKVNNIIVKASHPSFIADLPWVCGGCSGEWGFSEGSQPMGIFRPVTLVVTDEVRIEPFGVHIWNDKSTSKEKAILNITTEIKNYGTSNRNVTIENTLFDTNGKKVVSVKTDVKNTSGETKEIAQTLPEIANPKLWLPANPYLYQLVTTISENGKKIDELKRPYGIRWVSWPVSRDGKDNRFYINDEPLFVNGTCEYEHLIGNSHSFSDEQIHSRIEQIKAGGFNAFREAHQPHNLKYQEELDQNGILFWSQFSAHIWYDTPEFKENFKTLLREWIKERRNNASVVMWGLQNESTIPKEFAEECTQIIREMDPMSASQRIVTTCNGGEGTDWNVVQNWSGTYGGDPFNYDVEMSTQLLNGEYGAWRSHDLHTEGEFDQKGILSENRFSQLMEIKVREAESVKDKIAGQFNWLFASHENPGRVQNGEGFRDIDKVGPVNYKGLFSIWGEPLDAYYMYRANYVSNKINPMVYIVSHTWPNRWDAPGIKNGIDVYSNCDEVELFNDINKASLGKLKNPGLGQHFQWNNVNIQYNVLYAVGYVNGKAVAKDYIVLNSLPKAPNFNALETKKETILQPQKGYNYIYRVNCGGAAITDSLWNTWEADVHKSGENTWGSLSWTDNFKQLPDFYASQRSTFDPISGTKDWKLFQSFRYGIDKLRYEFPAPDGEYLVELYFTEPWYGTGGGLDCKGWRLFDVAINENVVLKDLDIWSEVGHDSALKKTFFVKSKNGKIIISFPNVKASQAIISAIAIATKDKMVKGALASPKNIQNVESNSETKIGSWLDINSKQYSDSKVVFTQLPAEVYGADYLQISSKAKSSEAFIVKEDSEIYLLNMSKDSVSGYKRMTEIARNSDKVEFSVFHKKVKKGEKVGFENSTIAVVPTYDMGEKDDSRPVVLLEAETAKTTGAGIEKGNFKKADYIEFKEKTKNSIQFEVKPGVAGIYLMRFRFMNRNETPLKVKFKMEDAYGILMRNDTIEFPSATEKWKILNTTSGGYINAGTYKITIESDDIKGLLLDNFEFQ